Proteins from a genomic interval of Chanodichthys erythropterus isolate Z2021 chromosome 8, ASM2448905v1, whole genome shotgun sequence:
- the LOC137025241 gene encoding zinc finger BED domain-containing protein 4-like — protein MVCMMNDLLILDPCSLPGDYLNDISFHNRIYILCPQCKAPRSPPGRLRTACMCNSTEEQRYTYQIETERVHPNKLSKYTDFIENHRKRKSSSSSDTSVKNAKISAFSAPVRVTQATLDKMVLNFVCEANQPFSVVETPSFKTLIETLQPHTVMTRKTLCTRIQEAAKHKKSILIKKLSAVNYVATTTDCWSARQRSYLGVTCHWIDNTSLERQSAALACRRLKGSHTFDVTDSGSNFLKAFRLYGEEIEEESTNEQEESDSTLDDATEDQSESEVEYQDVSAILDDNTGLEYKLPRHQKCACHLLNLISTVDATAAGGAANETYKRLSRSAFAKCHALWNKTSRSTMAHEIVERECKLQFLRPNQTRWSSLFLAVERIVRIHREQGEQAIRNVCTALKIKMFNPAEMGFLVEYAAVMKPVAMALNILQGESSVHMGLLLPTLYQLRDKLKRLESSCKMCTSLVHTLQQGIQKRFGDVMKEPELIAAAILLPRFRTSWTTEENILNAGLDYIRNHLDTDLDDITSTNSSVSDEDDFFASMELGKSQVGELERYLSCLSPAGMDLLHSFPHIKKLSLKVNTGLPASAACERLFSHAGLLFTAKRSQLHSKNLESQLLLKLNSDITE, from the exons ATGGTCTGCATGATGAATGATCTCTTGATCCTGGATCCATGCAGTCTACCTGGAGATTATCTGAATGATAT ATCTTTCCACAACAGGATCTACATTCTCTGCCCTCAATGCAAGGCACCACGTTCTCCTCCTGGGCGTCTCAGGACGGCGTGTATGTGCAACAGCACTGAGGAGCAGAG GTACACTTACCAAATAGAAACCGAG aGGGTTCACCCCAACAAACTGTCTAAATACACCGACTTTATAGAGAACCACAGAAAGCGCAAGTCCTCCTCTTCCAGTGATACTTctgtgaaaaatgcaaaaatttcAGCCTTCTCTGCCCCAGTGCGGGTAACACAAGCAACGCTTGACAAGATGGTGCTAAATTTTGTATGTGAGGCCAACCAACCATTTTCTGTGGTTGAGACGCCATCTTTCAAGACTTTGATAGAAACCTTGCAACCTCATACAGTAATGACAAGGAAAACGTTATGCACAAGAATACAAGAAGCTGCAAAACACAAGAAGAGCATACTCATCAAAAAGCTGAGTGCTGTGAACTATGTTGCTACCACAACAGACTGCTGGTCTGCCAGACAACGTAGCTACTTAGGTGTCACCTGTCATTGGATAGACAACACCTCACTGGAGAGGCAGTCCGCTGCATTAGCTTGTAGAAGGCTCAAAGGCTCGCACACGTTTGACGTGACAGACAGTGGCTCAAATTTCCTGAAGGCATTTCGATTATATGGTGAGGAGATAGAGGAGGAATCCACCAATGAACAAGAGGAAAGTGACTCCACCCTTGATGATGCAACAGAAGATCAGAGTGAGTCAGAGGTGGAATATCAAGATGTGTCTGCTATTCTGGATGACAACACAGGCCTTGAGTACAAACTTCCAAGGCACCAAAAGTGTGCATGCCATCTCCTCAATCTTATATCCACAGTTGATGCCACTGCTGCTGGAGGAGCTGCAAACGAAACCTACAAGAGGCTGTCTCGGTCTGCTTTTGCAAAATGTCATGCTCTCTGGAATAAAACCAGCAGGTCAACCATGGCTCATGAAATAGTGGAACGTGAATGCAAGCTGCAGTTTCTCCGACCCAATCAGACACGCTGGAGCTCCCTGTTCCTCGCCGTAGAAAGGATTGTGCGCATTCACCGAGAGCAAGGAGAACAAGCAATTCGCAATGTCTGCACAGCATTAAAGATAAAGAT GTTCAATCCAGCTGAAATGGGGTTTCTGGTCGAGTATGCTGCTGTGATGAAGCCTGTTGCCATGGCCCTTAATATCCTCCAAGGCGAATCATCTGTGCATATGGGCCTCCTGCTGCCAACACTTTACCAGTTGCGGGACAAGCTGAAGAGGTTGGAGTCATCTTGTAAAATGTGTACATCTCTTGTTCACACCCTGCAGCAAGGGATCCAGAAACGTTTTGGAGACGTCATGAAAGAGCCTGAGCTGATTGCAGCAGCAATACTCCTACCAAGATTCAGAACATCCTGGACCACAGAGGAGAACATCTTAAATGCTG GCCTTGACTACATCAGAAATCACCTCGACACCGACTTGGATGATATCACCAGCACAAACAGCAGCGTCTCTGATGAAGACGACTTCTTTGCATCCATGGAGTTGGGAAAATCACAAGTAGGAGAGCTGGAGAGGTACCTTTCATGTCTGTCCCCTGCAGGTATGGATCTACTCCACTCATTTCCTCACATCAAGAAGCTGTCACTCAAAGTCAACACAGGTCTTCCTGCATCTGCAGCCTGTGAGAGACTTTTCAGTCATGCAGGACTCCTGTTCACTGCTAAACGATCACAGCTTCACAGCAAGAACCTTGAGAGCCAACTACTGTTGAAGCTTAATAGTGACATCACTGagtaa